The Haloplanus natans DSM 17983 DNA segment TCTGATACTGTTTATCGTAACTGTGTATCGGTGGTTCGCCAGAACGGGCCGGCGAACCATCGGCGGCGACTTAGGATACTCACTGTGATAGGGGTTATCGGAAGTCATCAGAGATCCTGTCGGGACGGTCCGGCGAGAATCTATGGACAGTTACGATAATCCCTATGAGACGGCGATGCCGTGACTCAGCGCCGTTCGCGCAGGTAGTCGACCGTCTCGCCGACGACGGCTGCCATCCGATACGGCGGATCGAGTTCGACGACGATCGGCCCGCGGTAGCCTCGGTAATACTCGACCGTCTCCCGCCCGTCCTGCATGTCCATCGCCACGTCGCCGGGATGGACGAGGACATCTTCGGTGGTCACCGTCTCGTAGTACCGGTCGAGCAGCGCCGTGTTCATCTCCCCGACGCTACTGAACGGCCGGTCGCAGTAGTCGATGATGTTCGCGTGGCCGAAATGGTGATCCGAGGTGACGTATCGGCCCATACGCTCGGGGCGGTCGGTCGCCCGAAAAGTATTCGCGTGTCGATTCGACGCCACCCCAACCTATTCCCCGCCGCGACCCTCACCTCCGTCGATGACCGATCAGGGACCAAGCCGACGGGGCTTGCTTCGCGCCGGTGCGCTCGCGCTGACGGCGGGACTCGCGGGCTGTGGATCGGCGGCGCCGACTGCCGGCGGGGCGGATACGTCGGCGGCGGACGCGACGACGGCTGGGCCGAGCCCGTACACCCGCGTCTACACGGAGGCCATCGACTCCGTGATGCTCGTCCGAACCGACCAGGGGAGCGGCACGGGATGGGTGTACGACGACACGTTCGTGGTGACCAACGCTCACGTCGTCGGCTCGGCGACGACCGTCGACCTCCGAACCCGCGACGGCCGATGGTACACCGGTGAGGTGGTGGGAACCGACCGCAACAGCGATCTGGCGGTGATCGAAGCCGCCGACCTGCCGGACGCGGCGACCCCGCTCCCGCTCTCGGGGTCGCCGGCGACCATCGGCCAGGAAGTCGTCGCCATCGGCAACCCGTTCGACCTCGACGGCTCGGTCACGACGGGCATCGTCAGCGGGACGGATCGCTCCATCCCGGCACCGACGGGGTTCAGCATCCCCGACGCCATCCAGACGGACGCGGCGGTCAACCCCGGCAACAGCGGCGGGCCGCTGATGGACCTCGGCGGATCGGTGCTCGCCGTCATCAACTCCGGCGGCGGCGACAACATCGCCTTCGGCATCTCCGCGGCGCTGGCCCGCCGGGTGCTCCCCGAACTGATCGAGTCCGGATCGTACGAGCACTCGTTCATGGGTGTCGCCATCGAACCGGTGACGCCGACCGTCGCCGAGGCGAACGGCCTCGACGAGCCACGGGGGCTGCTCGTGACCGATCTGGCGCCGAACGGCCCGGCCGCCGACGTGTTGCAACCGTCCGACGGCGCGGAGACGGTCGACGGCGAGAGCGTCCCCGTCGGCGGCGACGTGTTGCTCGCTATCGAGGGGACGCCGACGGACACGACGGAGGCGCTGGGAAGCTATCTCGCCCTGGAGACACGGCCCGGGGATACGGTGTCGCTGACGATTCTGCGCGACGGGAGCGAGCGGACGGTCGAGTTGGAACTCGGCACGCGACCGACGCGGCCGTCGCCGTCGTAGCCCGACCGTCTGCCGGCCCGACCCACGGCGCGCCGCCGCGTCGCTACGCTCGCTGATAATCGGGCCGGATAACTGATAAGTCGCCCTGCCATCCCCCGATTCATGGACGACCCTGTCGTCGCCATCGCCGTCGCGGTGCTTGTCGCGTGGGCCGGCGCCGCGCCGCCGGTCACCGCGCAGTCGGCCGACGCGCCGACGATCACCGTCGGCGTCGACGCCGAACCGCTCGACAGCGGCGACACGTACCACACGCCGACCGATCCGCTCGTCCGGGTGCAGGTGTCGGCCGATGCGCCCGTCTCGCTGATCGAGGTGCGGATCGACGGCACCACCCGACGGAGCTTCGAGCCGTCGAGCGACGCCGTCGACCGGAGCGTCTTTCTCGACCTGGAGACGGGACCCCACCGGCTCACGGTCGTCGCGGAGGCCAACGGCGTCGCCACGTACGCGGCGACGATAATCAAAGACGACGCGGCGCCGACGGTGACCTACACGGCGCCGTTCGCCCCCGGCGCATCGAGCGACGACCCCGGACGCCCGCCGGCGACCGAACTGACGGTAAACCGGGGCAACGTCTCCGTCGACGGCCGTCTCGACGACCTCTCGTTGGTCGACGCCGTCCGGGTCACCCACACCTACGACTACGAGTTGCCAAACGGCACGGAGCGGCAGGGCCGGCGGTCGTATCTCCTCCCCACGCCCGGCGTCGATTTCCGTCAGTCGCTCTACCTCGTCCCCGGATCGAATCGGATCACGGTGGCCGCCGAAGACGCGGTCGAGAACCGCCGCACCCACGAGTTCACGGTCGCCGTCGACGACGGGACGGCGCCGGATCTGACGGTCACCGACGTGGAGTGGGTGTCGCCGACCCGCCTACACGTCGAGGGACGGGTGACCGACCGCGTGCAGGTGCAGTCCGTCTGGCTGGCGTCCGGGAGCACGTCCGACGAGGCCGTGACCACGGAGAACGGGGTCCCCGGTCGCCACCCGCTCGTCTTCCCGAAATCGACCGCTCCGGACGCCGACCGGCGGTCGGTTCGTCTCGATACGACCGTCTATCACCCGCGGGGCGACGACTACGTCGTCCTCGGCGCGAACGACACCGCCGGCAACGAGCGGACGTGGAACTACTCGCTCTCGACGTTTCTCGCCCCGAACGTCACCGTCGCGGACGGACGGACCGGCTACGTCGACGCCCGGACCGTCGCCGTCGGCGGCCGCGTCGTCGGCGGCCAGGTCCGCGAGGTCAGCGTCGAGACGGTCGACCCCGTGACCGGCCGCATCGTCGACATCCGGCCGGTCGATCTCGGGCCGAACGGCGCCTTCGACACCCGCCTCGGGGGCGCCACCGACGAGACGCTGCTCAGGGTGCGCGTCCGCGACGCCAGCGGCGCCGAACATCTGACGAACGTCACCGTCGCCGCTCCGCTCGAACCGACCGCGACGCCCGCGTCTGACGACGGCGGTAGTACGGAGGGGGGACGCGAGGACTCGACCGGAGTGGGCGCCGACCCGGCGACCGAGGACGCGGAGTCGGCGAGCGACGGCGGCCTCCGGATTCCGGTCGTCGGCGTTGTCGTGCCGACCCCTGACGTGGGCGGCGTGCTCTCGGCGAGCGTCTCCCTCCCGGTTCCGTTCGTCGGGCCGATCGAAATCCCGATGCTGGCCGT contains these protein-coding regions:
- a CDS encoding S1C family serine protease; protein product: MTDQGPSRRGLLRAGALALTAGLAGCGSAAPTAGGADTSAADATTAGPSPYTRVYTEAIDSVMLVRTDQGSGTGWVYDDTFVVTNAHVVGSATTVDLRTRDGRWYTGEVVGTDRNSDLAVIEAADLPDAATPLPLSGSPATIGQEVVAIGNPFDLDGSVTTGIVSGTDRSIPAPTGFSIPDAIQTDAAVNPGNSGGPLMDLGGSVLAVINSGGGDNIAFGISAALARRVLPELIESGSYEHSFMGVAIEPVTPTVAEANGLDEPRGLLVTDLAPNGPAADVLQPSDGAETVDGESVPVGGDVLLAIEGTPTDTTEALGSYLALETRPGDTVSLTILRDGSERTVELELGTRPTRPSPS
- a CDS encoding metallophosphoesterase family protein; its protein translation is MGRYVTSDHHFGHANIIDYCDRPFSSVGEMNTALLDRYYETVTTEDVLVHPGDVAMDMQDGRETVEYYRGYRGPIVVELDPPYRMAAVVGETVDYLRERR